GCCTGACGGCACGACTGGCCGACGGGACGCAGATCACTCCCCCGTGGGCCAGCTGATCCGCTCGGCGAGCAGCTCGGCGCGCACCAGTTCGAGGAGCCGGCCCGCCCGGTTGCGGCCCCGGTCGCCGCCGGCGTCACGCCAGTACGGCTTGGCGCGCAGCAGACCGGCCATGACGGCGAGGCGTACGTCCGTCCAGCCGTCGCGCCGTACGGCCCAGCCGCCCCGCCCCTGGGCCTCGTCGGCGGTGGGGGCCTCGCGTACGGCGACGCGGTCGGCCTCTTCCGCCGTGGACAGCGCCCAGCAGCCGTGCAGGACGGAGGGGCAGGTGTCGCCGCCGTAGCGGACGGGGACCGGGAAGTCGTTGCGCAGGGCGGCCAGGTCGAGCTCCGCGGGGCGGCCGTCGCGGAAGTAGCGCCGGTGCAGGGCGACGACCGGTCGGCCCGCCGTGACCGCGTCGTCGGCGTGCCGTCCCCTCTCGCGCGCCACACCCCCCTCCCCGCGTGCGAAGCAGTCCAGCGCCCACTGGTGCAGCGCGTCCGTCGCCACCGGGCCGTCCCCGTCGACGGGCTCGCCGAGCTCGGTGAGCAGGATCCGCACGGGGCAGTCCGGGTGGTCCATGCCGCCCAGGCTGTGGACGCGCCGGTGCGGCGGAATGCCCGGGCAAGCCGCCCGCAGCAGCTCCCGGTGGGCCTCGGAGGGCGCCTTCAGGAAGCGGCCGATCGCGTCCCGGCAACGCTCGACGGCCGTCGGCCGGCCCGCCAGTTCCTCCACGATGTCGGCGACCTCGAGAGTCGCCGCCATGCCATGCGGGCACCCTGTGTCCCCCCGGGCGGCCGACGCCCCCGATATCGCCGCCCCCGGAAAACACCGTTCTCCT
This window of the Streptomyces sp. NBC_01275 genome carries:
- a CDS encoding DUF1768 domain-containing protein; this translates as MAATLEVADIVEELAGRPTAVERCRDAIGRFLKAPSEAHRELLRAACPGIPPHRRVHSLGGMDHPDCPVRILLTELGEPVDGDGPVATDALHQWALDCFARGEGGVARERGRHADDAVTAGRPVVALHRRYFRDGRPAELDLAALRNDFPVPVRYGGDTCPSVLHGCWALSTAEEADRVAVREAPTADEAQGRGGWAVRRDGWTDVRLAVMAGLLRAKPYWRDAGGDRGRNRAGRLLELVRAELLAERISWPTGE